In a genomic window of Flavobacterium crassostreae:
- a CDS encoding type I restriction enzyme HsdR N-terminal domain-containing protein yields MQKLNFSPYLFRFKNSENKVAIFDEIRKKFILLTPEEWVRQHVVRFLLEEKKYPKSLINVEKVLHVNDLRKRYDIVVYHCDGSIFLLVECKAPQIKIAQATFDQIARYNTTLKATYLMVTNGLNHYFCQMDFENEKYVFLKELPDFK; encoded by the coding sequence ATGCAAAAACTGAATTTTTCTCCTTATCTTTTCCGATTCAAAAATAGCGAAAATAAAGTAGCTATCTTTGATGAAATTCGGAAAAAATTTATCCTTCTCACACCCGAAGAATGGGTACGCCAGCATGTAGTGCGTTTTTTATTAGAAGAAAAAAAGTATCCAAAATCCTTGATTAATGTTGAAAAAGTACTACACGTCAATGATTTAAGAAAAAGATACGATATTGTGGTGTACCACTGCGATGGTTCTATTTTTTTATTGGTAGAATGTAAGGCGCCACAAATCAAAATAGCCCAAGCCACCTTTGATCAAATAGCCCGTTATAATACCACTCTAAAGGCAACGTATTTAATGGTTACTAATGGATTGAATCATTACTTTTGCCAAATGGATTTTGAAAATGAAAAATATGTTTTCTTGAAAGAATTGCCCGATTTTAAATAA